In the genome of Amphiura filiformis chromosome 11, Afil_fr2py, whole genome shotgun sequence, the window AAATTACAAGAGAAGATAGGTCAAGgctatgtctggttccatacaaGCAGATAAGAAACGGGACCGCATGAATTGAGACGTACGTCAGAGCAGGTCAAAGTACTATTTTAGCCTACGTCCCCATATCCTACTATCGCTCAAACAAGGAAACCTCTTCACAAATTCATTCACCTTGCGATCCAAcatcaccagttgaaataaacatCAAGttgccaaaaacaactttgtcattcctcgaAACaactagaactggctcagttcctcggACTACGAGGCTGAGTGAAGCGTGGCTGCGAAAGAGCAAATTAAAGTGCAAAAGGTAGGACTCATGGAGAACTGCTCAGTGTGAGTCGGGGTCATGCCTTAAAAAAACCCTAACACTCATGAGCTAATTAAGGGTGTCTATGTTAAACGTATCACGTGTAACCGCACGTtaaatgcactatccgtttagaAAAATCGCTAACCGTTTAaacgtaaaaaaataataattattatttttttttaaagtttttcaatgtttttcctacccttacaCAAAGTCTAACCCacccccaaaccttactacaaTATAAAAGAGACACctctcacataattttggaaatttaaaaaaaaattctaaaattctaaaaataccaaaaaatataTTAGAGTGCTaaagctttttttttcttctgggtaagaatatATTTTCTTACATGCAGCAGTtgttttcttgcaggttagaagtttgataaataggtcatcatatacaaaatgcatgcatggacctatttatcaaatttctaacctgcaaggaAAAAAAAGCTGTTGCGTGCAAGaacaaaattcttacccagaagaaaaaagcttgtgcacttaaatgtatttttgttgtattttcagaattttcaaaattgtgtgAAAGGGTTCTCtttcctataattagccataaaaattgccattttgatgagatgaggctaaataatgTAATTGAAACTTAATAAACATATATTAATGcatttactaaacatgctaatACAGGTCTGATTTTGGGGGTTGGGGCAAGGGTGTTAcactagttgggcttgggtgggtttgtatacatgtagtaaggtttgggaaGGGGTTAGGGTTTGtgtaagggtaggaaaaacattataaaacttttaaaaaattataaatttaaaattttttttttttttttacatacgttTACATGGTTAACCGACCGGATCGTGGTCCGTTTaaacggttagacaaataaccATGAATTTACACCCTTTGAGCTAATGTGAATGGGGTCAGGCTTTGACAATGAAAATGATCAACTTCAAATAGGTTAActgcaaaaaaaattcagtttGGTGACTGACATTTGGATTTGGGACACTCTTTCAAAGTAAACCCCTGTCCCTAGTGCAATTTCATATTGCTGggtgcaatttcaaaaaaaaagggaggggggggatTCAAAAGTTGTTTCACTGATTCACTACCAATATGCTTGATTGGGAAAAATAAGAATTATTTCAAGCCAGAGGGGTAACTTGCCCCCTTTTGCTGCTAAGTATGCAGTGTAGCTTTTAAGGTTAGCCACTATTTTAAAGtgctgcgatttggtagttcacagcatcttgcgaatggtagtgagttttggcaaaaattgtattgctcatttcatagcgagtgtgtagaagaattcaaatatcacagatatgaaTTATGTTGTATAacataaagagggctgaaacaacaacacttaaattgtaaatgtacataactcattaacaacaataaatcaagtacattttcaaagtatattattAGTAGAATGatcatttttttcaataatatgtgaccatccagcacaactgagccctgaagtcgtcaatcatcatttttgagatattcaaccaaaatattctgcttgaaattagctttaaaatgatgtatatatatcatgtctatagtacttgacatttatgtagtgaaaaatcaataaaacagtcaataaatcctttgtttcctattgtttattgttaagttcaatggagcatatctcaatagtggcactggagacatccgggctcagttgtggtggatggtcacatattaattgatttttggaaatttgattttttggctgccccccccctaaatcatgttcatttccactttttgcagcaattttgcacagaATTTGccaatttccccccccccctgtaaTTCACTTTGCCCCACCCCCATGCCCCCAAAAAATTTCTGGCACCCTCACTGTCCGTGACATATACATATGTATATGTTTAAGGCGTTAAAATGCAAGTTTTTTTTTGTTCTGCATATATCTGATCATTTTTCGCTGTCCAATAGCGAGTTAGCAACAGAGAATAAGTGATGATATTTTTATTACCGTAACAGTTACATGGATTAACAGACCATACGCTACTTCACATTGTTGTGCCAGCATAGCCTGATTTATCCAGTCGGTGGGATACCAATTACCAATGTCAGAAGAGGAGGAGGAGCCCACCGTCGTTGTCATAGACAATGGCACTGGTTCATGTAAGGCAGGAATTGCTGGTGATGACTTGCCCAAGTTTGAATTTCCATCGTACATTGGCACACCAAGACACAAGGTAATAGTGAGCTATGGTAAGAATTTGTGGGTGGGAATATATCCCCGGTCTCAACTCAGCGCGGGGGGGGGTGGGGcgggtacaaatgaccatacggggacgtgccacaaacatgggtagcattttcgccttttggtatatcaatgaccccttttcaaatcctaatttggtatatgaatgggtccttttttcaaaattttcacaattttttcggaaaatagcccaattttcctaaatctagccaaaatttggaCAATTTGGGTTCAATTCGGCCAAAAAattggacttttggtatatcaatgggtccagatttcttgaaaaattggtaaattatgggtccattttcaaattctcagcggcatgtccctaccaaaaccaaacttgagtaccccccgggctcGTTGCTCAAAATACAGGGCAATTATCCCCCCAAATCTCACAAGAAGCCTCTGTGAAGAATATTTGTCAATGGCAAAAAGTACACATTAGTGCTGTTGTCGACATGCAAAAAAATGGAGATGTCGACATAAAAAAGCAGAAGTTGGGGTGTAAATTaagaaatggtttttttttcaaaacaacatTTAGTGACATCGGGGGTGGCAAATGGGCAGCTGCCCTGTCTGTGAGCAGTCTGCCCTGTGCTGACCACCCTTagaatttaagatttttatgcctttttagTACTTATAGCCCACGTTTGGCCATTTTCATCTAATTTTGCCCCCTTGAAGGTTGCTCCCCCCACCACTGAAAAAGAGCTGGCTACGCCACAGTCATCATTTACTACAGAAAGACCTCTAATTCCAAATACCAGTGGGCACAAACGTACCACTTCTAAAATTGATTGTTACCACATGGAGGGGGGGAGTCAGGTCTCTAGGCAAGCCCACGCCCCTCACCTACCACCAGAAAAACACATACTAGTATCACAAGACATATCAGTCTTCTGTATCTTTTTGGTTTTCATTCATTAGAACTTCTTGAAGGAACTAGGCAGCAACAAAGACACCTTCATTGGTGATGAAGCACAGACTAAGAGGAGTATGCTTAGCCTGAAGTATCCCATAGAACATGGCATTGTCACTGATTGGGATGCCATGGAAAAGATCTggcattatgcattacatgacaAGCTGAAAGTGAACACAGAAGAGACTCCAGTGCTGATGACAGAGGCGCCGTTCAACCCTAAAGCTAATAAGGAAAAAATGGCACAGGTGAGAAATGGTTTCTTCCAGGGGAAGACCCCTGTTTTTCGACAGCTCCGGAAGACCACTGAATTTTGCCCAGCATTGAAAGACCCATGAGTgtgatttcagctctaaaagacccccaaATTGCTCATTCCTGTCTCTTTGGGGTTCTTGGTTTGGGTGGggattaaataaatttaaaataaacaaaattttacatTTAATGAAAAAGAGAGACTCATATATAATAATTTGGACTTTCAAAagatttttgtgcaaaatttaaccCAATTTCAGTGCAAATTGTTTGGGAAATTTCTGCATGGCAAGAGCCATTTACACCCTTTTTTCAATGTTACTGGGAAATTTGCTCAAATTTATtgggaaatttgctttaaaattagtacaaatacCTATTGCCATGGAAACTACCTTAACTAATAAACGTTTGCTTTGCAAGAAATTGCTAAATATGATGAAAAGGGGTCAGTTTTTGGCCGAAATTCTCATaattaaaacatgcattttatgcTTACTATAAGAAtatcaagaggtcataggtcaaaaactgtaagtcacagaaaaatgttgtgattgacttttttgatccATCTCAATGAATTGATATATTTTCCAAGATGCGAAAATCATatcgatgaagtaactatctactgctgatattgctattgatgaagtggctctctactgctgatattggtattgatgaagtagctatctactgctgatatcagtattgaagtAGCAAATAactagcaatctactgctgatatcggtattgcctactgctaatatcagtattgatgaagtagcgatctactgctgatattggtattgatgaagtagctatctactgctgatatcagtattgaagaAGTAGCAAATAactagcaatctactgctgatatcggtattgatgaagtagctacctactgctgatatcagtattgatgaagtagcgatctactgctgatattggtattgatgaagtagcaatctactgctgatatcggtattgatgaagtagctaccgactgctgatatcagtattgatgaagtagcgatctactgctgatattggtattgatgaagtaactatctactgctgatattcctattgatgaagtagttatctactgctgatatcagtattgaagaAATAGCTACATACTGCTGATGAATTTGGTATAAcctgcaatctactgctgatatcggtattgcctactgctgatatcagtattgatgaagtaactctctactgctgatagcaacattgATGGAAgtggctgatattggtattgatgaagtagttatacaCCCTGGGGTTATCACTTCACATAGACTAtgtatgtgtacgcatgatcgttcccaattttgtgaaaaaaggggtcatttttaaaCTATGTTTGCGATCATAAAATGTtcatgatatttaaaaaatagggttgtttttgatgaCGGTGTACTCAAAATTAACAACTAAGGTATATGTTTGTAAATCATGAGAATGTTGAAATCCCTGGAAATCTTACCAATTCTTGCTCAATTTTTTctcccggatttcacttttgtgaaacttttttgccTTCCTAATATTCACTCAGTTTGTTTACGGGGTTTGTTTACACTGATTACGTTACTAGGAACTTACCCAGCTTGGCCAGGCTGTGttctttggtgtgtgttcttgaaatggtaaaaaagaGGTGCTTttataaaagtgtacttgaagtGCAAAAAGAGGGATAATTTTTAAGGCCAATTATTTACCCGTTTTTGTGTAAATAGGGGTAACAAACGCTGAAAATGTTCATGAAACTGTGCAAAATAGGGtgggtatttttgactttgggaacAATCATGCATTAAGCCTTTGAATAGGAAGTGACAACACCGTGTTATACACtgcattgatgaggtagctatctattACTGATGTCATTCAGTGACAGCATGTCTCTCTTTCTTTCAGATACTATTTGAAACCTTCAATGTACCATCCATGTACATCGGTATCCAAGCTCATCTATCATTCTATTGTTTAGGTAAAACTTCTGGTGTCATCTGTGAATGTGGGGATGGCGTGTTGCAGGTGATGCCGATATTTGAAGGGCATTCGTTCCCACACAGTATACAGAGAGTTGATATGGCTGGTAGAGATTTAACCAATTACCTCAGTAAGATGCTAACAGAGAGAGGGTATAGCTTTGCTACAACTGGTATGTGGTTGTTCTATGTTTTTCCAAGTATACAACTGTTTacactcccccaaaaaaaaaccaaaaacaaattgAGCTTTATGCCTCACCTGTCTCATCACAAATTCCCCTGGTGGAGGGGGTTCTCAAGGATTTTCTGGGAACCCATGCTTGACCCCGGGTTCCTGGAAGTAACCCTTTTGGGACTAGTTTTAAATACAAATATACCCATAACTGGACCagatttgtataaaaacacaccccTAGCAGGACCAGATTTCTATATAAACATACCCCTAACAGGACTAGTTAGGAGTTCGGTGAAAGTCCCCATGGGGGCATGGAATCAGATAATTTTCCCTTTGTAGACTAGAGAAGGTGAATTTGATATTCGTAGCGGGACTAGAAGACCTTTGGAATGTGATATCACTAGAGAGTCATTTTTGGATTTGATACCCATAGTGGGTCTTGAGCAGTGGCGGCACTAGGGGGCAGAACTCTTGCatcccccagtaaaaactcaaatttacaaaaatgtccatgttttgcagcaattttgggcaaaGTTTGTTGATgtgaccccaaaaaaaaaagaaataactttgcccccaaaaaaaaaaaaaaaaaattcctggtgccgccactggtctCGCTTTTTTCGGATCAAATATGGATACCTGGCAAGAATCCAAGTTCCAACACTTTGAACAAAAGTTTACAGCCCTATAGccctattttcagatttttgtacccCTTCCCTAAAAAATGTTTTCTCTCATTTTCCCCCACCCCTGGGAATAAATCCTAGTGCCGGCTTACCACCACTATTCCTGGGCCACCATTTCAGGATTGTAAAGttgtaaaaaataattacacTGAATTAACAAATTTGAATGGTTGTGCTTCTAGGAACAATATCAATTATCATCCTAGCTCACTGaaacttgggctattccagatgaaatatggcccttatggaagacatgaccttacatacatacataaaggtgatttaaggcgcttatgcaaaaaattgatctaaacgcacaaaactacaataccaacaacaaacaataaTCAGCCAGTGGAAAACAAAAGTCAAtgtaaagacaaaatgaaaaatactaaaaattgtacaaccttacacagcgaatttgaatttcaaatggggttacctgcatgAGTGCTTCTATTTGAAGTCCActacatcttaatactaattatggcgtgtccgtccctctgtccgcgcgctatcgcgttcgcgcggtGCGTTATCGCGTACTTGCGGTGCgaaatcgcgtgctcgcggtgtgctatcgcggagtatcagcGGGGTGTGCGATAGTGCGATCGGAAAGCATAACACTTGACAGGTGCATctcaagacatgattaacataaaaatcatcagttatggtaaggcctatataaCCCGATTGAATTGATGGCCTACATCCAGATACTACTAGAATCTctgggtatttttgggtcctccaatgtggtagcaggacagggcttgaaagaggcgaacgatctgggttttcagattatgggtaccgaagtaaagcgccacagctacaaaacagttgattaagttgtgagaggcgtatatcgtagtagtttgaaaggtcaggacaagtattatgggtaacggtgttataggtaattagagataggcctatcacgagaaccgcccaacccgagaaccgcgaaatctagtttttaATAATTGTGAAAtggttttgtgaaaaaaaaaattacatagaAACAAAACCAATCTCAagcttttttattcaaattttattgTTTCAGCTGAAAGAGAAATTGTTCGTGAAATGAAAGAGGAGCTGTGTTACGTTGCCGAGGACTTTGAAGTAGATATGGCAACAAGAAGCTCTGTTGAAGAGGACTATACGCTACCTGACGGACAAACTGTCACTCTTGGAAATGAAAGATTCCGCTGCGCCGAAGCTCTTTTTAAACCATCCCTCCTAGAGACGATGCATCCAAACACTCCAGGTATACATGAATGCCTGTACAATTGTCTACAAAAATGCGATATTGACACGCGTAGTGATTTGTACTGTCAGCTGATACTTACAGGGGGAAGCACCTTGCTGCCGGGGATACAAGAGAGAATGCAGAAAGAAATGGAGATGTTATTATCTACAACAAAGAGGGTCAGGGTTCTTGCTACACCTGAACGAGAGTACGCGGCATGGATAGGTGGGTCCATCTTGGGTTCTCTTACTCTGTTTGAGAAAGCACGAACAAATAAAGAGGCTTATGAGGAATTTGGACCAGGGATACTTCATCTCAAGACCTATTGATAGTTTCTACACTGTATTACTCAAAATTCTCAGGTATAAACTGGTATGGACCAAAAGATATTGGTTGATTTAGGCTTCATATTTGTAAAAATTTCAGAGACATGAACTGGTAATAATTTTAGTATCATAGACAGGGGTATACTCTAACTTTTTGGCCACTAACCCGTCGGGCAGGTAACTCATAAAAGTTACCAGCCCAACAGAAATGTTGCAGCCCAAAATTTGCCAGAGTCAAAGTACTATTAAAAAAAGCacaatttacatgaaaaatataacTTACTCTGACCATGTTGCGACCATTTGATTTATTGATGCATGGAAAAGGGAAATATTGATCAGCTCAGAGTTGCGATATTACCAGTTTATTATCCTCAATTTCTTACTCCGCCAGGCTGGGTAGGTACTTTTGAAAATTGACCTGCCTGACagccggggtactcaagtttggtttggtagggacgtgccactgagattttggaagtggacccataaatatactattttttcaagaaatttggacccattgatataccaaaagtcaaaattttcggccgaatttaaccaaaattatcttagtttttacaaattttcccaaaatttttggaaaattgtcaaaatttttgctagattaaggacaaattgggctgttttgcgaaaaaattgagaaaattttgaaaaaaggacccattcatataccaaaataggctttgaaaaaggggtcattgatataccagaagtttgcatgcacgtcccgtatggtcatttgtactgagtacccctacCCCCGGCTGACAGCATAGTCACCCGCCACTGGCTTTTGAGTGGGTGTTTAAGTACATCCCTAATCATAGGCAGTATTCTCTTTCAACTGTCTGTGATGATATTCATTGATGTAGTATGCTGAATATGTACTAACAGAattgtatatttattttaattcaagCAATATATttcgaggggtcagtgacacaaagatttTAAGTTAAAACTCCATTTTGGGCATTCAGGGAAAAATGAGTCAAAAGATGGTCCACAATATGTGTTTATTGAGAAGTGCTTACGTTTCTGAAAatgttgatatcaaaatctcattcgCAAAAAATGGAGTTACATCTTTGTGTCACTGATCCCTCCATTTGTTattaatataaaatttatatatttttatattaacatttgtttaaaaaattatagcacatacTACTGTACTGTACTAAATCATTCTATGAACCATTTATTAATattagaaattagaaaatatatataaataaaagacTGACccgttattttgaaaaaatctggtTGGATGGGTAAGGGCAACACaagtatattattttatatatatatattttttatttcaacattGTTTTGAAACAAAAGGTGCATTTTGATTTCAGAACATAATGTTCCGAAGTGCAAATTTACTATATCTGGGGGTTCGTCAGTCCGAAAGTCATTTTAGGTTCGTCAGTCTGAAAAAAAGCTTTGCTAGTCCGAAAATACAAAACACGTCATTAGTCCGACACTTCATCAGTCCGAAgtcttcagtccgaaacgtctttagtccgaatctgaaaagcacgtctttagtccgaatctgaaaagcacgtctttagtccgaatctgaaaaacatgtcgtcagtccgaatctgaaaagcacgtcgtcagtccgaatctgaacagcacgtcgtcagtccgaatctgaaaagcacagCATCAGTCTGAATTTGACAACCacgtcaataaaataaaataaaataaatagacacATAACATGGGCATAGCCGTGGCATTTCAGTGTCATTCAACCCATTCTTTGCATTCTGTGAAGggtatttaggcctaggcctactagcaAAATTTGGGGTCGCaggcccccccccacacaccccaacactttttagattcttgagcgtcaTGGCAAaaatggggtcaacaattcatTGTGTGACACATTTTATTTGCTTTGTGTACttcgaaatccaagatggcgtccaaaatgatcCCCAGTTTCA includes:
- the LOC140164460 gene encoding actin-2-like, with protein sequence MSEEEEEPTVVVIDNGTGSCKAGIAGDDLPKFEFPSYIGTPRHKNFLKELGSNKDTFIGDEAQTKRSMLSLKYPIEHGIVTDWDAMEKIWHYALHDKLKVNTEETPVLMTEAPFNPKANKEKMAQILFETFNVPSMYIGIQAHLSFYCLGKTSGVICECGDGVLQVMPIFEGHSFPHSIQRVDMAGRDLTNYLSKMLTERGYSFATTAEREIVREMKEELCYVAEDFEVDMATRSSVEEDYTLPDGQTVTLGNERFRCAEALFKPSLLETMHPNTPGIHECLYNCLQKCDIDTRSDLYCQLILTGGSTLLPGIQERMQKEMEMLLSTTKRVRVLATPEREYAAWIGGSILGSLTLFEKARTNKEAYEEFGPGILHLKTY